TTTCCTGGGTGTAAATATTTTTCCTGAAATAAGGTGTTTTTTCGGACTTCTGCTGGTTTTTGTTAATGGCAGAAGGAGGAGCATATAAAATCAAATGTGAGCTGTAAAGTCTGAAAAAATCATATTCCAATAATTTGCTCCATCTTAGAAGAAGATCTGTATCCATCGATTTGCTGCCATACATAACTTCGATCGTTCCTTCATCTTTGCCTAAAAAT
The window above is part of the Chryseobacterium sp. MA9 genome. Proteins encoded here:
- a CDS encoding transposase — protein: MLYKEIHIGKFIKERVDENEITIERICKFLGKDEGTIEVMYGSKSMDTDLLLRWSKLLEYDFFRLYSSHLILYAPPSAINKNQQKSEKTPYFRKNIYTQEIKDFIMKRILSGEMTQSEVIKEYSIPKSTLHRWLQKSDNVNG